The genomic stretch GGGCATCAAGCCCGACTTCAGCACGGCGGAGCCAGGCGGGCTACTGGCCGTCGATCTCGCTAGCAAGGCGATTTCGCCGCTGCCCGGCGCTCAGACATTCGCCGATCTCGACGGCGTCATCGTCATCGGCGACACCATCTACGCCACCGCCTACATGACCGGCACGCTCTATCGCTACAAAACCGGCGGCGCGCCGGAAGCGATAACGCATTTCAAGCCGGGCAGCGCCGACATCGGCACCGACGGCAAGTCGATCCTTTACGTGCCGCTGATGAACGAAGGCGAGGTCGCGGCGCTGAAGCTCGATTGAGAGCGCTCCTGGGGCCGATCCGCACTCCTCGCTAACAGCCGTGGATGGACCGTGCTACGACGATCCATCCACGGCGATAGCCAAGGAGGTTTGACATGGACGATGGGGAAATCCCTGCGGCTCTGGATCGCCACTGGGCGGCTTCCGATGCCGGCGACTTCGAGGCCGAGCATGAGATCTACCGGGACGATGCGGTGCTCGACTATCCGCAGTCGGGCGAGCGCATCCGCGGGCGGCGCAACATCCAGTCGTCCCGCGCCGCGCAGCCGAACCGCAAGCGTTTTGCGGTGCGGCGGATCACCGGCGCCGAGAATCT from Mesorhizobium sp. 113-3-3 encodes the following:
- a CDS encoding nuclear transport factor 2 family protein, whose protein sequence is MDDGEIPAALDRHWAASDAGDFEAEHEIYRDDAVLDYPQSGERIRGRRNIQSSRAAQPNRKRFAVRRITGAENLWVTEYVLTYDGRPSFTVSIMEFVGGKVARETQYFSEPFDPGPSRAQWVERIP